AAAATCCTGGGTAAGCTGCATACAGTTGCTTAATGAGCCACATAAGTTAATTTCATTAATGCCTCTATCTTTATACCTAACTATATTTAcatgtttaattttcttcatgatCCACTGAACAGTTACACAGAAGGAAGATAGCCTTTATATGccatagaaaaaaatctgattaatATATTCCTAACATTagttaaagaagaaatcaaatgcTCAAAGGAcattcattacatttttcttagAACTCCACCATGGTAAAATCATGGCCTCTCCAATTTATGGCCATGTGTTTTATTCCTTGGCCAAAAAACAAGAATCctgcttttcatattttttcttttaaaacagatacTTATAGCACCTCAGTGTACATATTATTGATTGCAGTTCTAAAAAGTATTATGGTTTTGAGAAAAAAGTTAGCATTCTGTAATAAAGGTTTTATATTGTTGTTTGCTAAAATAATTGTTGTAGCATTTCAAAACTTGTATGCAAATTGAGAAGCTTCATGATCGAAAAATGATAGTGAACTATTTTGTCACatagagattattttttatgtctACTACCTGTCCTTCAGCAGATCCAGTGATGATCTGTCTCTTTTCTTCGTCAACTAGCAGACTTAGCAAAGGAAATCCTGTTCCAAAAATCTTGCAATTAGTTCCAGAGTACACATGAATCAGAAATGTTATTCAAAATTGATAGCTCCTACTTATAAAGAAAGgtaaaaacacaataaaataagacaaaaaaaaacccctaagGCAAAGgatcttcactttttttttttttaattgcaatgaGTTTTCTATTTCTAGATCTGTAGCCTGCCTTCCCAAACTGGTATGGCTGTGGTTTTTGGTAACCTGCTATCCACACTGCAGAGGCAGTGGTTTGCTGCACCCTTTCACCAAGGCTTAAATAGCAATGTTTTTCAGAGCCCTATTGGCAGTTCAGCTACTGTTATTCTCATGGCCCTCCACATACAAACCAATTCCATCAAAGCAACTGCCATAGGTAATCAGGCAGGAGACatcccttcttcctctcctttcctaTCATATGGTTTaagctttccttttgctttgagGCATCTAATAATAGATAAGCACAAAGCTTAACAACCAGTTCCCATTAGTTCCTGCCCCCAGTCACAGTGCGCTTCAACCTACACCATAAGCAAGAACAACCAACACAGGATTGAAACAGGTTCTGGTGAAAACCACAcagttactttcaggaaaaGTTCTATTGGAGAGGGCTGTCCTTGCTGTGCTTGTTTGTCCTCCTCTCCTTTTGTTCTCATCTTTCTATAAAAGGTAGCTTTTGACTATGAAGTCTATGTATGCCTTCAACTACAAACCCTGCTAATAAACCTACATATGAAACacttaaagaatttcttttcatttccaatacaaaacataaaaaagcacATAGACAGTAGAACTATTTGCACATCTCAGTAAATGCCAAAAGCTAAATGCACATTCTGTACAAAGAACTGTTTATGAAAAGACACTGAAACTATCTACccactttaaagaaaaaaatatatgctagCATATAGTTTACTATAAATAATTTTACTAGATCAACTAAACAcctatataattattttattgttcaGATTGATATATTTTGCTATGCAAAAgtataaaaaaggaaaaattaccTGTAAATACTCCTGACTGATATATTAACAGTCCAGTGGAATAGTCCCATACctttagggaaaaacaaaaaaaagataggCACCTACTTAGATCTTTAAGGAAAACACAAACTTTTAAAGGCCATCAAGTGGTGAAAACGGGGATATGCAGCCACTGAAAGTGATGCAATATAGCAAGGTTGTTTTCCAGAGGTTTGgttgatttgttttcttgtttttcatgttgGGCTCTGTTTAATCAATAAGTGCCAGAGTTTATTTGCCAGGTAATAAAAATCACCAAAGTTAACATTTCACTACTGTTTTGACTATGAAAAAACTccaatgtcatttaaaaaaataataataattaatttttacaaTAACTTTGCAAgcaattcttaaaaaaaaaaaaaaaaaaaaaaaaaaaaagcagctctaGTCTCTATAATAGCAAAGAATAGCAAAGATGACTTTTCCTTAACtttcatcaaatatttttagagaaaaaaaagtcaatatgAATTCAAAAATTcactaattctttttttaattattattattattttagcacAGCTCAAGAATTTCCTTGCCTTAaagcttctgtcttcagaaattGATATAAGCATATTTTTCTCCCATGTGCAAAACTCAGCAGCAGTCACTGGAGCTAGGTGGCCATTCAATTCAACTAGTATAGCTTCATTCTATGATaagtcaaaataaaagcaaaatagatttcaaaacaaaaatggcaaTTAATACAAGGTCTGAATAACTAAGAATTATTGCTAAAAATAATATCAGACTTAGGTTCAAATTACAAATTCAACGACATTTTTCTTAAGTCAAATGTAGCTCTGTATACCATTTTGCTGGCAGAAAACACAtgttgcatttgctttttcaaagcAAGTGATAAAGGAttaatttttcagatgttttagAATGTTCAGATATTGTTTAACATCAACATTTTTATGGCATATCACTTGATAGTGCTATCAAGCattcatttctatttgttttcttctaaatgaGAATATGAATGCATAACATTACCACACTGTGACTTTATTGAAAGTGATAAActttaagaaacaacagcacTGTGGCTACAAAGAATGGTATCTCACCTTTACACTTAACATGTAGATTCGATTTCCAGCACATACTGCCACTTGTTGATCATCTGGACTAAATCTTACATGAACCACCAATCTCAGAAGAGTTCCAATAATAATTCCTCGAGGTGTTAACCCTGCagcaattttattattactgaGATTTAGCAAAATCTAAAACTCTGATGCAGCTAGATCCTCAGAAACATTACATAACAGCTATCTACCAACACAGTTATACCAGTATCTGTTGGGAAAATATACAGAGTAAGCCACCATTTAATAatatagaatagtttgggttggaagaccatctagtccaatcagTCTAGGTTattggaaagcaaagcacagaactATATACCAGTAAGAATTCTCCATCTACCTTCTTGCCTAGACCATGTCTGGTACTCTCTGCAACACTAAGTGTGTATATCAAATCTCACTAATATCAAGGATAGAATTTTTGTAGCAGGATGGTATGTCCAGAGAACCTAGTAGTGCCTTGTTCATTTTGGAGACTGGAAATCCTGATTCAAACCCAGCAAAACACAggtttgaaaaatatttcttccagatGAATATTTCAGCCACTGCAAACCATTGCATAGTAAGATGATAAGACTGGCTTTGAGAACAGGCTCAGTTTTCATCCCTCATATTACCACATCATTATGTTCATCTCAGTGGTTTTTTAGATCCACAATTTATGATGCTGCCTTCAACAGTGTGCACGGATTTTGGACATCTTATCAAGTCTTAGGATTCCACTGACAGCGAATTAACCAGAACACAGCCACAACAGctacagatgtttttttctagGTTTTACCCTAGATGTTGTGGAGTCTTTCTATAACAGATTTATGTGTCAGAATTTATCAGCATGGTGGGATGAATCGCACAAAGAACTCAAGTTCCTGACACATTTGATAAAaataaggtgaaaaaaaattgtCCGAGACTGCACAGAGAGCAGTCTGGGCAGAGACAGCCTACACAGCATCTGCTGAAAAGCCTGTGGACAGAGACAGaaggtgaaaaaagaaatctagcAGCAGTGAGTGTGGCTTTCAAATGTCTTTGTATTAAATATACACAGACTGTCTACTGATCTTCCACTAACTGACTCTAACTAACTTCCATGTTTGTTTCCCCTGAATTCTTAGTCCAATTTCATGCCCACTCGCTGAATCATTCCCTGATACTCTATGTTACACTTATATGGATTAAAGTGTAACGATGGCATTCATTATCAAAGTATTTAAAACATTCTCATTTCTttacaagtgttttttttcataatgtGTAGTTTTCCACATTCGGTGTGGCAGAGTATGAAACACAATTTCTACACATAAAATGATAGGCAAACCGACATCATTTTTAACAGTGATGAGCTACATGACTCTTCCACAACAGTGACACAAAAAGAGGGCCATTAAGCCTCTCAATCATAAAGCTATAACAATATTTTTAGGACAGCGTGTCACTGGGGCTCTAGTGAGCCATGACTTGATCTCTTTCATACTTCCTATAAGTTTCAGTCCATTCAAACTCCCAACTGCCTCCATTGAGCCCAGCCCAAGCCCCAGCTGCGGGTCAGAACCATGGCCAGCTCCCTTCCCTGCCAGCTCGGCAGCGCGCCGGCTATTCGGGTCGGGTAAAGTCGGACTGCGCTTTGGGCTGGGGGAGGGCAACCAGGAAATAAAGCGCTGTCACGTTTAGGATCGTTGGATCCGAGAGGCTAGTGCCTTCTCCTCAGAAACAGCAGGTTATTATAGAAGCAGTAGTGGAAGAAGAAGGTGTTGGAGGTTTGTTTGCTAAGGCGATCATTGTTGAGAAACTGTTCTCGCACTGCTGGGCTTGTAGATGGTGGTGAGTGACTGCCTTCACTTCACTtctattgtatatatatatacatatatatatatatatatgtaatatacaTGCTCTGTAAATAATACGCTACCTCTTCGCAGTTTCTGTGTGCATTCATCAACATTCCACACTATCACATGCTCACGGGAAGCTGAGCAGACGAGAAGTGGATTGATTTTACTTCCAAATGACAGTGCAGAAATTGAGTGCCGATGTCCTAACAAACGTAATGGCTGACAAAACGTACGTGGAAAAATGAGTCACTTCAAAATAAAGTTACAAACAATGCAAAATTACAAACGGAGAATGTTTGAAAAATTAACAAAACTGTTtcaaactcattttctttcattgttccAAAATCTCTTAATAATTTACAACATAGCTGTACTGGGATGAAGTAAACTTTCCTTGTAGCAGCTTGCATGGTGTTATTCTAGGTTTTGTGTCTAATTTGGCTATATGTAGATAACGTGAAATATTCAGCCATTGCTGAACAGTGCTGCTGGTGTCAAGGCTTTCTCATTTTGCAGTTCTGACACGCCAACTTCCAGCAAGTAGGCTGGGGACAGGCAGGAAGCAGGGatacagctgagcagctgcctcCAGCTGGCCAACAATGTGTCCCATACCACTTgacatggaatcatagaatggtttgggttggaaggggcctttaatatcatctagttccaaccccctgctataggcagggacaacTCCCTctaaaccaggttgctcagagccccatccagcctggtcttgaatgcttccagggcCGGGGCTTCCACAACTTTGccaggcaacctgttcagtgtctcaccaccctcacagcaaagaatttcttcctaatgcctagtctaaatctactctcttccagtttaaaactacTTCCCCTTGTCCCGTTGCTACATGCGCTTCTAAGAGGTCCCTCCCCAGCTTCCCTGTAGGCCTCCTTTTGGGTACCGGAAAGCTGCTTTAAGTGCTACAAGGTTGTTGCGGCCTTACCTGCGCAGCGGAGCCGCCGGCTGTATTCCAGACACACAGTTCGTTCCTATTCAGTGGGAAGGCGCAGTGCTGGTGACTGCACGCCACCTGGACGAGGCACTGAGGCAACCTGGACTTAAACAGACGCTTTTGGCAGACGATCTCAGCGTCTTCGCTCCCTCCCCACGAACGACAGTCGCCCTCGCTTTCCATCCTACAGCGGGGCACCGCCGGCGGCTCGGGGCGCGTCCCCGCCTCTTGAATGCATGGGGGAGCGGGACGAAGCCGCCGCGAGGGGAGGCTCGCGGGAGGTCCAACGGGCGCGCTGTCACTATGGCAACAGCGTCGCTGCCGACGGGCCGCCGAGAGGGACAAGCGCCGCCGCGGCCGCATTGCGCAGTCACTCGGGGGCGGCGGCGGGTTGCCAGGGCGACGGCCGCGCCAAGTCTCGCGATAGCACACGGCTCAGTCTGCGGCCAGCGCGCGGTCCCGCCCGGCCCGCCTGCCGCGGCGCGCGGGAgaggcggggcggcggcggcggcggcggcggcgcggcggtAGCGGCCGCGACAGCGGTGAGTGGCGGCTGCCAGGCGGGGCTGTGACGGGTAACCGCTCCCCGCGCCGCTGTCCGGGCCCGCTGCGGCCGGCGCCGCTCTCGGGGCGCGCAGGGGGAGCGGCGAAGCGGAGGGGCGGCGCCGGCCCGGCCACTCTTCTGGGTCGGCCTCCGCGCGGCCTCCGTGCGGCCGCTGTTGGCGTGGTGTGCCGGGCCCGCCTCGGGGCGGGGTCTGACCGCTCCGCCCTGCGTTGCCGCACGTCTGCGGAGCCGCGGCCGAGCCGGAGCTCGGGTCGGGTCGGAGGTGAGCTGCGCTACGAAGGCTGTTCTTCGGCCGCTGTTCGGAGGGGTTCTGTTAGTTTGGCAGGTCTGTGAGTGCGGGGCTGTTCTCTTGGATGAATCGTTGCAGAGTTGGGGCCTTGTGGGATCACAAGCCGGGAACTGCAGGAAAgttgttgtcttgtttttcttacGTCTGTGAGCTGTAGAACCTGTGCGAGTTAAGTGACACCTCAGCGGAAGTCATGCAGTTTGTTTTGGTGCTAGTAGGTTACAAACTATTTAGTAGTAGCTGTCGTGTTTCAGATAATTGTACAGTCCTTGTGGAAGGCACGAAGTGACAGAAGTCACCTGAAGCTTCAAAGCACACGTGTTTTACCTTGACTGATGTTTACATTCGGTCAGCTAGTTCATTGGAAATCATTGACAAGGTTTAGGGGTTGTGCATTGAGTGCAGCCTATTGTGCTGTATGTGCTGAGGCTGCCTGGACAGCAGCATGCTCCAGAGGAGGAAAGGGTGAAGGAGCCTTCATTGTGTAACAGCCCCTTCCCTCTCCAACCTGCCCGAGCAGCTTGAGCTGTCATGTAGGTAAGTGCTGTAAGGAGCTGAGCATTCATACAGTAACAAACACTTGATGAAAGTACACACGCTTCTTCAGCAGCAATATGCTGCTTTTGGTCAGAGAAATAATCCAGACATCATTTAGtgcattgtgttttctcagcaaaTAGCCAGTTTTTATTGAAGTTGTTTGACTTTGTGTGAACAAAAACTGATTCCTTCCAGGAATGGAGTATCCTAAATCTAAGTTGTTTTGTATTTGCAGAGTACTGGACTAGGAAGAATCAGAATAAAACTTAAAAGCCATGGCAGCACGCTGGAGGAGAATCCTGACAGTATTTGTGGCAGCTCAAGTACTGTGTTTGGTAAATACCTTTGAGGAAGAGGAGGTACCTGAAGAATGGATTCTTCTTCACgttgttcaaggccagattggagCAGGAAACTACAGCTACTTGAGACTAAATCATGAGGGAAAGATAGTACTTCAGATGCAGAGTTTAAAAGGTGACGCGGATTTGTACGTGTCTGATATGACTCTTCACCCCAGCTTTGACGAATACGAGTTACAGTCTGTTACTTGTGGCCAAGACGTTGTCCACGTACCCGCGCATTTCCGCCGCCCGGTGGGAATAGGGATTTATGGTCATCCCTCTCACCAGGAGAGCGAGTTTGAAATGAAAGTCTACTACGATCGAACAGTTGTACAGTATCCGTTTGGCGAGGCTTCCTACAACCCAGAGGAGATGGAAGCGAACCAGAAATACTCTCACTCTACAGAAGATGAATCTCAGGATGAAGAGTCTGTTTTCTGGACTATACTTATTGGAATCTTGAAGTTAATACttgaaattcttttttaaatggatCCGTGATGGACTAAATCACATTTCAGCCTGTGAAATTGGAACGCGAGTAACTTTCTATAATATTTAATACTCTTTATTGTTTCCTGAGGAGGTGTTCAGGTTACTTTTCATAAATCAGAAGGAAAGTGGTgcggagaaaaaaaaaagccatatttGATTTTATATTATAAATTCTTTTCCTTAAGTGTAAAACAAGCAGCAAGTACGGGATTTGAAGTGTTATTCAGCGATCAGGGCTTAAAGATGAATGTAGAGCTGGGGATCGTTAAACAGGTGCTTAGGAAAAATGAACTCAATGATTTTCTGTCGTTGCTTTATAAAGAGTGAAATACAAACTGCTGCTCTGTAGCACCCCCTCAATTTGGAGcgtatttagaaataaaacccTGCTCTTTTGACAGCTTATCTTCAGTATAACTAAGAAGCAGCGGCTCTGAAGCATACTGAAGCTGAGGGGCGTAGGGTGAAGGAAGTTAAAAACAATCACATAAGGGAATAGAGGGGCTGTAATTTGTCTGCTTGTGCTGTACATCCCATCAGTCATCTGTAAGCAGAGGCCTGTCCCGTCACTCACCACCTCTGCAAGTCCATGGCCTGAATCAAGAGCACGTTGCTTCAGTATTACAGTAGGGAGGGTAAGCCTTCAGCTGTTGTTACTCGTCAATAGAACATTCTCATTCCTCATTAAAAGCAGTGCAGTGTGTAGTATCTTAAGCCTGAGAGGTATTTTCTTACATCTCCCCTTTATAGCCTATTTGTgattgatttattattatttttttaatgtttacagtctctttttttttccctgtaactTTATATCAGTAATTcattattttgcaaagaaacTTTTTTGCTGAAACGAATTTGCAGAATATTGTTAGGAAAGTCAAACTGTGTTCACTTTTCCCCTGAAAGTTCATCTTTTGGCCTTGCTTGAGTCTTTGGAAATAACTAATTGCTATGCAAACAGTATGTATTTAAATTGCTCTGTAATCTTCTTTTCACAGAGCTTACAGACGAGTGCACTGAAATATACGAGTGTGGTACTATAATTTTATACAAATGGTGCATGTACCATTTAAATTGCATTACGGGAAGCCTTTTTCAAATAGGAAttggactttttttttggtctcaATCGCTAAAACAGGACGTGATCAGAGACTTGTCTCACAAAGAAATGGTTATATAGCCATAATTAAAAGTTTAtttggttaaaaagaaaaaacgcAGTGGTATTGTTCCTCTTAAAAGTGGTTGGTTAAATAGCACCAAAGTATCGCTTTCATTTGTGCAGTTAAATTTTGTTAACAGCAAGGTTGTTTAGGGGAGTTTAGCCTTCCttgctgtttttcccccttcttcctcctcttctggGTATGGGAGGGTCTTTCTGACAACAATCACAAATCCAGCGACCTAAGGAAAGAAAGTTATCAATTAATGGGAAACTACCTTGTTTTTGTATTCAACTCATCTAGTTGTGCACCTTTCACCATTTAGATAGGCTCTCAGCAGTTGGTAGCACTTCCTTTAACGTACAAAACCAGCTCTTCCTTAAAACATTAAGTATCCTTTCTAAAAGGTACAGAAAGCAGCGTGTAAAATTCACCATCCCTTGCAGACTCACTGCATGTAGCAATTGGTTACTTGAGCACTTGTGGATCTCAGGAAGTGCCAGCACTGCCAAGGCAGCGGCTATTAGAAAAGAAACGACAAACTACGAGGTTGGGAGTTGGATTTTCATATGAATGACCGCAGTTCAATGTTAGGTGGTTACtcacagcagaaaagaatggCAGTTAAAGAACGTTGCTACTGTGCTTCAGGGTAGGAGGGCCTGTTTCTCAAACTAATGTGAGTTATTTCGGTGCAGTTGGGCAGCACAGATTAAAGTGATGGCAGGGGTTCAACACCAGGCCTTGTACTAAAACTCATTAAGTGAGGGAACAGTAGTGAGTTGAGCAAAAAGCTGGAATATTAAGTATTTATATTACTACAGCTGGAATCACCAAAGCTGATTTTACAAGTTTTGTAGGAATATTATCTGTTTTGCTTAGATTCTCTCCTTAAGACAGAATGAAAGTTGAATCAGCCGCAGAACCTGGGCTGAAGTGAGAGCAAGCTCTAGAGCTTCCCAAACAGATACGCATAATATATTTGAGGTAGCATTTGACAGGGATTGCTGTCACTGAATACTTCATCACAAACTTAGCATGGATTTACTATCATGTGAAAAGCAATGCTGCTACCAGTTATGTCTCTATAGTTTTCTTTACACTGCCTTAAGTTGGTTGGGAGATACCAGTAAGTGATCTAAAGGTATAAGCTGCCTGAAATGTAGGTACCTCACTTCCAGCTTTGACATCTAAGAATAAAAAGGGtaaggaaaagcattttaaaaggtGTTTAGGAATACTATACTAAGCAtactttttaatttagaaattaaaataatagcaCACTTTATTAATGTGAAAGCTGTATTCCAGCAATATGCAGCAATACAGGAGTCTTTACAGGTCTCTTTTATGAAAAGAGGAAATTATTCTCAGTATTCTGTGGAGATACATATTTAAAACCAAATAGCTCCCAGTGAGTCTGGATTTTGTTGTAAAAGCCAATTATGTTTCCTATTCAAAAGCTGCCAGGTTAAACCGTGCACAACCAAATAGACAGAAATAAAGCCTATGAAAAAATGAGACACCCTACTGGATGCTTTCCAATGCTATTGCTCATTCTTACCCTTCATACTGGTCTTAAACTTCTCTCAATAGCAACACATCTATTCTGACAGAGAATCCCCGGGGGCTCAGAGGAGGTGGGAAGAGAACAATTAAATCTTTATTACCTGAGGGAATAGCGTCAAGCCCCACACAAAAAGTGTGATAACCACGGTCACAGACATCACAGAACATCATTTCTTCTTCGTGGTGAGGCTGCCCACATATAATGCATGTTTTACACTCCATACATTGCCAAGGGTAAGTCTTAATCATAGCAACAAGCTCCGGGGTCATATCAAGGCAAGAAGGGTGGCCTAGATTAAAACCAATATCATTACTaagtctgaaatgaaatgtaaacTTATTTAGACTGCTTTTACAGAAGCTGAAGCCGAGCTCACCTCCTGCTGAGATCTGACAGTGCACTGAACGCGTCAGTACGTATAACATTAAATAGGAAGCTTTAATGAAGGAGAGAACAGGTAACAGAACTGTTGTACACAAGTACAAACATTTCCACCAAAAATCTGTCAGAGATACTCCCTTAGGAATCCAGTTAGCGCATACAGATACTTACCGCTGTTGTCACACTGGGAGCAATGTATAAGagcttcagcttttcctttcttgttggACTCCTTACCCTTCAGACAAATTCCACATATAGCATTTGGAATGACCTTTGGCTGGAAGGGTAGAAGAGGACTATAAATTCATTCCAGAAGAATTCACAGATTTAACAGGAAACGTATCTCCTTAACTCTTAAAATTAATGATTTATCTGCTGTGTGAACCTTAGTACATACGACAATAACTGACAATGAGTGATGTTTAAAGAATCTTTGATTAACTACGTACAGTTTTGCACTTGGCACACGTGTAGCGAGCACTGTGTAAATTCAACTGGAGTAGAGCATGTAGTAGCCTTCTTCCTCTGAATTCATCAGCTAACAGTCCTCTACATGTCAATTACACGATGTAACATTAAAAATTTCAgggtttttgtattttttttccccaaagtagAATAATTCCTTATGAACATCCATGCGGATTTCCCCATGTGGAGTAATTTAAATACCATTTTCCCTTTGCGTTGGCTCTAAATATACAACTAAATATACAAAATCAATAAACTAGATTTTTCTATATCTTTAAAGTATCTGATTAACTATGTTATACCCTGCTACCCTTCCTTCTTGTGTCCGATCCTAACTGCAGTAAGAAATACACACCACTGTATCTAATTATAGTTTTGTAATATTACTAAGAGATCATCTGGAGCCTATTTGGGTGCATGAGATGCATTTAAAAGgtaagaaagaaataggagCCTGTTAAATTGATTGACGTTTGTGGATTAATTCCGTGTCCCAAATCAAAAGACAAACCAGCAGAGTTCTAACCCAATGATGATCAAAGAAGACACAAAGCATGGCTATTTTCAGAAACACCTTGATGAGGACCAAGGAACAACCCAAGCGTCATCACCTTCAGACACATTTCAGTACATCGTTGAGTTCTGACCACTGCTTAATTAATTTAAACCCAATTTCTCACTAATTTCAATATAGTCCTCACTGATTTTAATGACTACCGCCagagttttgaaaacaaatgctgctgcAAAGGCACAGCTACTAGAGGGAATTCAAGGCAAATCCCATCTTCTGTGGAACCAAATGGCTCATCAGTAAGCAAGAACAGTCCCAGTCAACTACCAACCATTTGTGGGGAGAAGAATGAagtttaattaaagaaaaatacattatatatataaaaaaacactAAAgtatatgtttaaaaacaacatacaaacaacaaaaaacagagatcTCTTGTAACGCAA
This region of Excalfactoria chinensis isolate bCotChi1 chromosome 3, bCotChi1.hap2, whole genome shotgun sequence genomic DNA includes:
- the C3H6orf120 gene encoding UPF0669 protein C6orf120 homolog, which codes for MAARWRRILTVFVAAQVLCLVNTFEEEEVPEEWILLHVVQGQIGAGNYSYLRLNHEGKIVLQMQSLKGDADLYVSDMTLHPSFDEYELQSVTCGQDVVHVPAHFRRPVGIGIYGHPSHQESEFEMKVYYDRTVVQYPFGEASYNPEEMEANQKYSHSTEDESQDEESVFWTILIGILKLILEILF